A section of the Rhodobacter sp. genome encodes:
- the hemF gene encoding oxygen-dependent coproporphyrinogen oxidase, giving the protein MTDAFDTRKTQAADWFRSLRDTITAAFEALEDSTDSDLPAGRFEVTPTERDSGAGGGGIMSVMRGGRLFEKVGVNWSAVHGTLGERAQKAMAARGVPGMTDDPRFWASGISLVAHMRNPHCPAVHMNTRMFWTPGAWWFGGGADLNPCLEYAEDTAHFHAAMQRACDAHDASYYPRFKTWADEYFFVPHRGRARGVGGIFYDDLNTGDWAADFAFTRAVGEAFLPAFAPLCEKRRAQPWTEADRDAQLIHRGLYAEYNLVYDRGTKFGLETGHNADAVLMSLPPLAKWV; this is encoded by the coding sequence ATGACCGACGCTTTCGACACCCGCAAGACCCAGGCCGCGGACTGGTTCCGCAGCCTGCGCGACACCATCACCGCCGCCTTTGAGGCGCTGGAGGACAGCACCGACAGCGACCTGCCCGCCGGCCGGTTCGAGGTCACGCCGACCGAGCGCGACAGCGGCGCGGGCGGGGGCGGCATCATGAGCGTGATGCGCGGCGGGCGGCTGTTCGAAAAGGTCGGCGTGAACTGGTCGGCGGTGCATGGCACGCTGGGTGAGCGCGCGCAAAAGGCGATGGCGGCGCGTGGCGTCCCCGGCATGACCGACGACCCGCGTTTCTGGGCCTCGGGCATCAGCCTGGTCGCGCATATGCGCAACCCCCATTGCCCGGCGGTGCACATGAACACGCGGATGTTCTGGACCCCGGGCGCCTGGTGGTTCGGCGGCGGCGCCGACCTGAACCCTTGCCTGGAATACGCCGAGGACACCGCGCATTTCCACGCCGCCATGCAACGCGCCTGCGATGCGCACGACGCCAGCTATTACCCCCGGTTCAAGACCTGGGCGGACGAGTATTTCTTTGTCCCGCACCGGGGCCGCGCGCGGGGTGTCGGCGGCATCTTCTATGACGACCTGAACACCGGCGACTGGGCGGCGGACTTTGCCTTTACGCGCGCCGTGGGCGAGGCCTTTCTGCCCGCCTTTGCCCCCTTGTGCGAAAAGCGCCGCGCGCAGCCCTGGACCGAGGCCGACCGCGACGCGCAACTGATCCATCGCGGGCTTTATGCCGAATACAACCTGGTCTACGACCGGGGCACGAAATTCGGGCTGGAGACGGGGCACAACGCGGATGCGGTTCTGATGAGCCTGCCGCCGCTGGCGAAATGGGTCTGA
- a CDS encoding VWA domain-containing protein, with the protein MTALALPDSPRLTQNLTHFARALRKAGLPVGPGRVLTAIEAVAAAGFTSKQDFYWTLHAVFVSRPEERQVFAQVFRLFWRDPRYMEHMMALMLPAIRGVQEEEVAASAAKRAAEALLDGIDPPPPAGSDDTDPDDPRIEVDATQTASADERLRSLDFEQMSAAEAARARRMLSRLALPVRPLPTRRLTADPRGRRPDPRRTLRGALRTGGEVLTLAHRKPATRWPALVVLCDISGSMASYSRMVLHFVHAVANRQGQGWARVHAFTFGTRLTNITRHLRTRDVDAALNAAGHEARDWQGGTRIGACLHQFNRDWSRRVLGQGAVVLLITDGLDRDDPALLRTEMERLHLSAKRLIWLNPLLRWDGFAPRAQGIRAMLPHVDTFRASHSVASLEALAQALSDPSDHGEKARLLALLAE; encoded by the coding sequence ATGACGGCCCTTGCGCTGCCCGACAGCCCCAGGCTGACCCAGAACCTGACGCATTTCGCGCGCGCGCTGCGCAAGGCCGGGCTGCCGGTCGGCCCCGGCCGCGTGCTGACCGCGATCGAGGCCGTCGCCGCGGCTGGCTTCACCTCGAAGCAGGATTTCTACTGGACGCTGCACGCGGTCTTCGTCTCGCGCCCCGAGGAACGGCAGGTCTTTGCCCAGGTCTTTCGCCTGTTCTGGCGCGATCCGCGCTACATGGAACACATGATGGCGCTGATGCTCCCCGCCATCCGCGGCGTGCAGGAGGAAGAGGTCGCCGCCTCGGCCGCGAAACGCGCCGCCGAAGCCCTGCTCGACGGGATCGACCCGCCACCGCCTGCCGGTTCCGACGACACCGACCCCGACGACCCGCGGATCGAGGTCGATGCAACGCAGACCGCCTCGGCCGACGAACGGTTGCGCAGCCTCGATTTCGAACAGATGTCGGCCGCGGAAGCGGCCCGTGCCCGGCGGATGCTGTCGCGTCTGGCGCTGCCGGTCCGCCCGCTGCCCACCCGTCGCCTGACCGCCGATCCGCGCGGCCGCCGGCCCGATCCGCGCCGCACGCTGCGCGGGGCGCTGCGCACCGGCGGCGAGGTTCTGACCCTGGCGCACCGAAAGCCCGCCACCCGCTGGCCGGCGCTGGTGGTGCTGTGCGACATCTCGGGCTCGATGGCCAGCTATTCGCGCATGGTGCTGCATTTCGTGCACGCGGTCGCCAACCGGCAGGGCCAGGGCTGGGCGCGGGTCCACGCCTTCACCTTTGGCACCCGGCTGACCAACATCACCCGCCATCTGCGCACCCGCGACGTGGATGCCGCGCTGAACGCCGCCGGGCACGAGGCCCGCGACTGGCAGGGTGGCACGCGCATCGGCGCCTGCCTGCACCAGTTCAACCGCGACTGGTCGCGCCGTGTGCTGGGTCAGGGCGCGGTGGTGCTGCTCATCACCGACGGGCTGGACCGCGACGACCCCGCGCTCTTGCGCACCGAGATGGAGCGCCTGCACCTGTCCGCGAAACGGCTGATCTGGCTGAATCCGTTGCTGCGCTGGGACGGGTTCGCGCCCCGGGCGCAGGGGATCCGCGCCATGCTGCCCCATGTGGACACCTTCCGCGCCAGCCATTCCGTCGCCTCGCTCGAGGCGCTGGCCCAGGCCTTGTCCGACCCCTCGGACCACGGCGAAAAGGCCCGCCTGCTGGCGCTTCTGGCGGAATGA
- a CDS encoding MoxR family ATPase: MTELATIDDVQALLAGQNYVCGRALATVTFLALKLGRPLFLEGEAGTGKTEIAKALAAALGRRLIRLQCYEGLDAASAVYEWNFAAQMVAIRTAEATGDRDRETLTRDLFGPDFLIERPLLQAMRDQPGGPPVLLIDEIDRTDEPFEAFLLEALSDFQVTIPELGTVKAPAAPIVILTSNRTREVHDALKRRCLYHWVDYPDFAREAEILAARVPEAAETLSREVVAFVQRLRTEDLFKKPGVAETIDWAKCLLALDVISLSPEVIADTLGAILKYQDDIARIQGSEARKLLDETRKALAPA; the protein is encoded by the coding sequence GTGACCGAACTCGCCACCATCGACGACGTGCAGGCCCTGCTCGCCGGTCAGAACTATGTCTGTGGCCGCGCGCTGGCCACCGTCACTTTCCTGGCGCTGAAACTGGGCCGCCCGCTGTTCCTGGAAGGCGAGGCCGGCACCGGCAAGACCGAGATCGCCAAGGCCCTCGCCGCCGCCCTGGGCCGGCGCCTGATCCGGCTGCAATGCTACGAAGGGCTGGACGCGGCCAGCGCCGTCTACGAGTGGAACTTTGCCGCGCAAATGGTTGCGATCCGCACCGCCGAGGCCACCGGCGACCGCGACCGCGAGACGCTGACCCGCGACCTCTTCGGCCCCGACTTCCTGATCGAACGCCCGCTGCTGCAAGCGATGCGCGACCAGCCCGGCGGCCCGCCGGTGCTGCTGATCGACGAAATCGACCGCACCGACGAACCCTTCGAGGCCTTCCTGCTGGAGGCCCTCAGCGACTTTCAGGTCACGATCCCCGAACTCGGCACCGTCAAGGCCCCGGCCGCGCCGATCGTCATCCTGACCTCGAACCGCACGCGCGAGGTGCACGACGCGCTGAAACGCCGCTGCCTCTATCACTGGGTCGATTACCCCGATTTCGCGCGCGAGGCCGAGATCCTCGCGGCGCGCGTGCCGGAAGCTGCCGAGACCCTCAGCCGCGAGGTCGTGGCCTTCGTCCAGCGCCTGCGCACCGAGGACCTGTTCAAGAAACCCGGCGTGGCCGAAACCATCGACTGGGCCAAATGCCTGCTCGCGCTCGATGTCATCAGCCTGTCCCCCGAGGTGATCGCCGACACGCTTGGCGCGATCTTGAAATACCAGGACGACATCGCCCGCATCCAGGGCTCGGAAGCGCGCAAACTCCTTGACGAAACGCGCAAGGCGCTGGCCCCGGCATGA
- a CDS encoding 50S ribosomal protein L25/general stress protein Ctc encodes MAGEIHDLIAEVRTGSGKGAARQSRRAGKVPGVVYGGGAEPLNLDFDFNYLLKKLKQGRFLSQLWNLKVEGQDDVRVICRAVQRDVVKDLPTHVDLMRLRRTSRINLFVHVEFVNHAAAPGLKRGGTLTVVRPDVELNVLAGDIPEKLVVDLTGKQIGDVIHIEDIALPEGVKPAIHRNFVIANLAAPSGLRSADNEDGDEEATEE; translated from the coding sequence ATGGCTGGTGAGATCCACGATCTGATCGCCGAGGTCCGGACGGGGTCGGGCAAGGGGGCCGCTCGTCAATCTCGTCGTGCGGGCAAGGTGCCGGGCGTTGTCTATGGTGGCGGCGCCGAGCCGCTGAACCTCGACTTCGACTTCAACTATCTGCTGAAAAAGCTGAAGCAGGGCCGTTTCCTGTCGCAGCTGTGGAACCTCAAGGTCGAGGGTCAGGACGATGTCCGCGTGATCTGCCGCGCCGTGCAGCGCGACGTGGTCAAGGACCTGCCGACCCACGTCGATCTGATGCGCCTGCGCCGCACCTCGCGCATCAACCTGTTCGTTCACGTCGAATTCGTGAACCACGCCGCTGCCCCCGGCCTGAAGCGTGGCGGCACGCTGACCGTGGTGCGCCCGGACGTCGAACTGAACGTGCTGGCAGGCGACATCCCCGAAAAGCTGGTGGTCGATCTGACCGGCAAGCAGATCGGCGACGTCATCCACATCGAAGACATCGCCCTGCCCGAGGGCGTGAAGCCTGCGATCCACCGCAACTTCGTCATCGCCAACCTCGCGGCGCCCTCGGGGCTGCGTTCGGCCGACAACGAAGACGGCGACGAGGAAGCCACCGAGGAGTAA
- a CDS encoding class I SAM-dependent rRNA methyltransferase — protein sequence MTSTPYSRPVVRLRPKAEARAIRHGFPWVYADELVLDRRTSALEPGALAVLEDAERRVMGLVTVNPKSRIVARMLDRDAEATLDAAWFEVRLTRAQALRTRLYDAPFYRLIHAEADGFPGVVIDRFGDAAVIQPNAAWAEANLDTLVAALQRVTGVRTVIKNGSGRARALEGLSEETQVLTGAVAGPVAVPMNGAVYMADLTGGQKTGLFYDQRDNHAFAARLARGGRVLDVFSHVGGFGLAALAAGAVSALAVDGSEPALALAEQGAAAMGAADRFATRQSDAFEALEALAAENAVFDLVICDPPAFAPHRQALDAGLRAYERIARMAAQVVAPGGFLVLCSCSHAADLAQFRAACTRGIGKGGRQGQLLHTGFAGPDHPMLPQLAESGYLKALAYRLD from the coding sequence ATGACCTCGACCCCCTACAGCCGCCCCGTGGTCCGCTTGCGCCCCAAGGCCGAGGCCCGCGCCATCCGCCACGGGTTCCCCTGGGTCTATGCCGACGAGTTGGTGCTGGACCGGCGCACCAGCGCGCTGGAACCGGGCGCGCTGGCGGTTCTGGAGGATGCCGAGCGGCGCGTGATGGGGCTGGTCACGGTCAACCCGAAATCCAGGATCGTCGCCCGGATGCTGGATCGCGACGCCGAGGCGACGCTCGATGCCGCCTGGTTCGAGGTCCGGCTGACCCGCGCGCAGGCGCTGCGCACGCGGCTCTATGACGCGCCCTTCTACCGGCTGATCCATGCCGAGGCCGACGGCTTTCCCGGTGTCGTCATCGACCGATTCGGCGACGCCGCGGTGATCCAGCCCAACGCCGCCTGGGCCGAGGCGAATCTGGACACCCTGGTTGCGGCGCTGCAACGGGTGACGGGGGTTCGCACGGTCATCAAGAACGGATCGGGCCGCGCGCGCGCGCTCGAAGGTCTGAGCGAGGAAACGCAGGTGCTGACCGGGGCCGTCGCCGGGCCGGTGGCGGTGCCGATGAACGGCGCGGTCTACATGGCCGACCTCACCGGCGGGCAGAAGACCGGCCTGTTCTACGACCAGCGCGACAACCACGCCTTTGCCGCGCGTCTGGCGCGCGGGGGCCGGGTGCTGGATGTGTTCAGCCATGTCGGCGGGTTCGGTCTGGCGGCGTTGGCGGCGGGGGCGGTCAGCGCGCTGGCGGTCGATGGATCGGAACCGGCGCTGGCGCTGGCCGAGCAGGGCGCGGCCGCGATGGGCGCCGCCGACCGCTTTGCAACGCGCCAGTCCGATGCGTTCGAGGCGCTCGAGGCGCTGGCGGCGGAAAACGCGGTGTTCGATCTGGTGATCTGCGATCCGCCCGCCTTTGCGCCGCACCGTCAGGCGCTGGACGCGGGCCTGAGGGCGTATGAGCGCATCGCCCGCATGGCCGCGCAGGTGGTCGCGCCGGGCGGTTTCCTGGTGCTGTGCTCGTGTTCGCACGCCGCCGATCTGGCGCAGTTCCGCGCCGCCTGCACGCGCGGCATCGGCAAGGGCGGGCGACAGGGGCAGCTTCTGCACACGGGGTTCGCCGGGCCGGATCACCCGATGCTGCCGCAACTGGCGGAAAGCGGCTATCTGAAAGCCTTGGCGTATCGGCTTGACTAG
- a CDS encoding DUF2332 family protein — protein sequence MTARLRAALRQQADACAALGSPFMARLCTLLGERLTDDTPLTRRLFDWPGELGPAGASVPLRLAGALHALVLQGHADLAAVYPPHPSSDAALWQAVRAALAREAAFIEGFVQNAPQTNEVRRAAVLIAAGHWLAARHPLPMVFTELGASAGLNLMWDRFALGPLGPADAVLRLTPDWQGALPAPAPLRVRARAGVDLNPIDVTDPAQRLRLLAYLWPDQPHRRTLTEAAIAAGPPQPERADAVDWLASRLAPRPGTLHLIWSTVAWQYLPAARQREGAARIEAAGARAYADTPLAWLRYEADGDGPGAGLLLRLWPGDRTIALGRADFHGRWVRWTA from the coding sequence GTGACCGCGCGGCTGCGCGCGGCCCTGCGCCAGCAAGCGGATGCCTGCGCGGCCCTGGGCAGTCCGTTCATGGCGCGGCTGTGCACGCTGCTTGGCGAGCGGCTGACCGACGACACCCCCTTGACGCGCCGGCTGTTCGACTGGCCGGGAGAACTGGGCCCGGCGGGGGCATCGGTGCCGCTCAGGCTGGCGGGCGCGCTTCATGCGCTGGTGCTGCAAGGGCACGCGGACCTTGCCGCCGTCTATCCCCCGCACCCGTCCAGCGACGCGGCACTGTGGCAGGCGGTGCGGGCGGCGCTGGCGCGCGAAGCGGCCTTTATCGAGGGCTTCGTTCAAAACGCGCCGCAGACGAACGAGGTGCGCCGCGCCGCCGTGTTGATCGCCGCCGGCCACTGGCTGGCCGCGCGCCATCCCCTGCCGATGGTGTTCACCGAACTGGGCGCCAGCGCCGGGCTGAACCTGATGTGGGACCGATTTGCCCTGGGCCCCCTGGGGCCGGCCGATGCCGTGCTGCGCCTGACGCCCGACTGGCAGGGCGCCCTGCCCGCCCCTGCGCCGCTGCGCGTGCGCGCTCGTGCGGGCGTCGATCTGAACCCGATCGACGTGACCGACCCGGCGCAACGGTTGCGCCTGCTGGCCTATCTCTGGCCCGACCAGCCGCACCGCCGCACCCTAACCGAGGCCGCGATCGCCGCCGGCCCGCCGCAGCCCGAACGCGCCGACGCCGTGGATTGGCTTGCCAGCCGGCTGGCCCCACGGCCCGGCACCCTGCACCTGATCTGGAGCACCGTCGCCTGGCAATATCTGCCGGCCGCGCGCCAGCGCGAGGGGGCCGCGCGGATCGAGGCCGCCGGCGCGCGCGCCTACGCCGACACCCCGCTGGCCTGGCTGCGCTACGAGGCCGACGGCGACGGCCCCGGCGCGGGGCTTTTGCTGCGGCTGTGGCCCGGCGACCGGACCATCGCGCTGGGGCGCGCCGATTTCCACGGCCGCTGGGTGCGCTGGACCGCCTGA
- a CDS encoding XdhC family protein: protein MQHDRIPEIALDWHRQGRGAALATVIETWGSAPRQAGSQLAISGAGEIMGSVSGGCVEGAVVVEALEALADGQPRLLTFGVSDETAFNVGLACGGTIRVLVEPVGPAMPEALLAAVVAARAARRPIAYGVTPEGWTRRLLGPDDHPARFRADRSGMEDTGEFVALFNPPLKMLIVGAVHIAQALVPMARLAGYDPVVIDPREAFASAQRFPETRLSHDWPDEALNAEGLDARTAVVTLTHDSKLDDPAILTALAAPVFYLGCLGSTRTHAKRLERLRAAGISDSQIARIHAPVGLDIGAKSPAEIAVSVLAQVTRVLRQGA from the coding sequence ATGCAGCACGACCGTATCCCCGAAATCGCCCTTGACTGGCATCGCCAGGGCCGCGGCGCCGCGCTGGCCACGGTGATCGAGACCTGGGGCTCGGCGCCCCGTCAGGCGGGTTCGCAATTGGCAATTTCGGGCGCGGGCGAGATCATGGGCTCGGTCTCGGGCGGCTGCGTCGAGGGCGCGGTCGTGGTCGAGGCACTGGAGGCGCTGGCAGACGGCCAGCCGCGCCTGCTGACCTTTGGCGTCAGCGACGAGACCGCGTTCAACGTCGGCCTCGCCTGTGGCGGCACGATCCGCGTGCTGGTGGAACCCGTGGGCCCCGCCATGCCCGAGGCCCTGCTGGCCGCCGTCGTCGCGGCCCGCGCGGCACGGCGCCCGATCGCCTATGGCGTCACGCCCGAGGGCTGGACCCGCCGTCTGCTGGGCCCGGACGACCACCCGGCGCGCTTTCGTGCCGACCGCTCGGGGATGGAGGACACGGGCGAATTTGTCGCCCTGTTCAACCCGCCGCTCAAGATGCTGATCGTCGGCGCCGTGCACATCGCCCAGGCGCTGGTGCCCATGGCGCGGCTTGCGGGCTACGACCCGGTGGTCATCGACCCGCGCGAAGCCTTCGCCAGCGCCCAGCGGTTCCCCGAGACGCGCCTCAGCCACGACTGGCCGGACGAAGCCCTGAACGCCGAAGGTCTCGACGCCCGCACGGCCGTGGTCACGCTGACGCACGACAGCAAGCTCGACGATCCCGCGATCCTGACCGCCCTGGCCGCGCCGGTGTTCTATCTGGGCTGCCTCGGCTCGACGCGCACCCATGCAAAGCGGCTGGAGCGGCTGCGGGCCGCCGGGATCAGCGACAGCCAGATCGCCCGCATCCATGCCCCCGTGGGCCTGGACATCGGCGCGAAAAGTCCGGCGGAAATCGCGGTCTCGGTGCTGGCCCAGGTCACCCGGGTGCTGAGGCAGGGCGCCTGA
- a CDS encoding molybdopterin-binding protein: protein MDFGPVPLEQALGAVLAHSEPLATGRLRKGTVLEEPHLAALATAGYARVTVARLGPQDMDEDSAALALARALAPEGCGLQLQAVGTGRVNLLADGPGLARIDAGKVHAVNACDPAITLATVPEWHRMDQGGMVATVKIVAYGLEKASVSKGCALGAAALSLARPVLDTASLIETTTGARTGAGGSDKGYRVTAERLYRLGVKIGPECLVFHDENSISDALRKAEGALLLILTASATSDERDTAPKALRRAGGTVTHFGMPVDPGNLLFLGTLGARPVVGLPGCARSPALNGADFVLERLICGVPVAGDDIRRMGVGGLLKEIPTRPRPRNRRD from the coding sequence ATGGACTTTGGCCCGGTCCCGCTGGAACAGGCGCTGGGCGCAGTCCTGGCGCATTCGGAACCGCTGGCGACCGGCAGACTGCGCAAGGGCACGGTGCTGGAGGAACCCCATCTGGCCGCGCTGGCCACGGCCGGGTATGCGCGGGTGACGGTCGCGCGTCTGGGCCCCCAGGACATGGACGAGGATTCCGCCGCGCTGGCCCTGGCGCGCGCGCTGGCCCCCGAGGGATGCGGCCTGCAACTGCAAGCGGTGGGCACGGGCCGGGTGAACCTGCTGGCCGACGGGCCGGGCCTGGCGCGCATCGACGCGGGCAAGGTGCACGCGGTCAATGCCTGCGACCCGGCGATCACCCTGGCGACCGTGCCGGAATGGCACCGCATGGACCAGGGCGGCATGGTCGCGACCGTCAAGATCGTCGCCTATGGTCTTGAAAAAGCATCTGTTTCCAAGGGATGCGCGCTGGGCGCCGCGGCGCTTTCCCTGGCACGACCGGTGCTGGACACCGCCAGCCTGATCGAAACCACCACCGGCGCCCGAACCGGCGCGGGCGGCAGCGACAAGGGGTACCGCGTCACCGCCGAGCGGCTCTATCGGCTGGGCGTGAAGATTGGCCCGGAATGCCTTGTATTCCATGACGAAAATTCCATATCTGACGCGCTGCGAAAAGCCGAGGGCGCGCTCTTGCTGATCCTCACCGCCTCGGCCACCTCGGATGAACGCGACACCGCGCCCAAAGCCTTGCGCCGCGCCGGTGGCACGGTCACCCATTTCGGGATGCCCGTGGATCCGGGCAACCTGCTGTTCCTGGGAACGCTTGGCGCGCGCCCGGTGGTCGGCTTGCCGGGCTGCGCCCGCAGCCCGGCGCTGAACGGCGCGGATTTCGTGCTGGAACGGCTGATCTGCGGCGTGCCGGTGGCAGGCGACGACATCCGCCGGATGGGAGTCGGCGGGCTGCTGAAGGAAATCCCGACCCGCCCGCGCCCGCGCAACCGTCGCGATTGA
- a CDS encoding MFS transporter, with translation MPGFAHALRLSRAPAVCFAGMGLVWGSFNAALPDIKGAMGVSDGAMGALLIWGSVAAISMMTLAPRLGGPLGRAALPTFALAMAGALALMAGAGSALAFVPAMMAMGAATGALDVFMNARLSAIETGAGRSLMNLNHALYSLAFAAAAVATGAARSVGLGAPAILGTVAVLVAVLGLTSWERDGAIAGLARPAGHKGGRLGLLPILGGGLILAGLMTENAVEAWSALYVERDLGGATGAGSLAPALMALTMGLGRLAGQGVSARIADRTLLRAGLGVTILGVALVIAAPGQAWAFAGFVVLGLGVSVVVPTALSLVGRTSPEATRTRAIARATVLGYLGYFVGPPLLGLIAEVAGLRGSFGVILLVLAGALILAQALTRRG, from the coding sequence ATGCCCGGTTTCGCCCATGCCCTGCGCCTGTCGCGCGCGCCCGCCGTCTGCTTTGCGGGCATGGGGCTGGTCTGGGGCAGTTTCAACGCGGCGCTGCCCGATATCAAGGGCGCAATGGGGGTCAGCGACGGCGCGATGGGCGCGCTGCTGATCTGGGGCTCGGTCGCGGCGATCAGCATGATGACCCTCGCGCCGCGCCTGGGGGGGCCGCTGGGGCGTGCCGCGCTGCCCACCTTCGCGCTGGCCATGGCCGGCGCGCTGGCGCTGATGGCGGGCGCGGGCTCGGCACTGGCCTTCGTGCCGGCGATGATGGCGATGGGGGCCGCCACCGGGGCGCTGGACGTCTTCATGAACGCGCGGCTCTCGGCGATCGAGACGGGCGCGGGGCGCAGCCTGATGAACCTGAACCACGCGCTCTATTCGCTGGCCTTCGCCGCCGCCGCGGTGGCCACCGGGGCGGCCCGGTCGGTCGGACTGGGGGCGCCGGCGATCCTGGGCACGGTCGCGGTTCTGGTGGCGGTTCTGGGGCTGACAAGCTGGGAACGCGACGGCGCCATCGCCGGGCTTGCGCGACCCGCGGGACACAAGGGAGGGCGCCTCGGCCTGTTGCCGATCCTGGGAGGGGGTCTGATCCTGGCCGGGCTGATGACCGAGAACGCGGTCGAGGCCTGGTCCGCGCTCTATGTGGAGCGCGACCTGGGCGGCGCCACCGGGGCCGGGTCGCTGGCGCCGGCGCTGATGGCCCTGACGATGGGCCTGGGGCGGCTGGCGGGTCAGGGCGTCAGTGCCCGGATCGCCGACCGCACGCTTCTGCGCGCGGGCCTGGGCGTGACGATCCTGGGTGTCGCGCTGGTGATCGCGGCCCCCGGCCAGGCCTGGGCCTTTGCCGGATTTGTCGTGCTGGGGCTGGGCGTCTCGGTGGTGGTGCCGACGGCGCTGTCGCTCGTCGGCCGCACCAGTCCCGAGGCCACCCGCACCCGCGCCATCGCCCGCGCCACGGTGCTGGGGTATCTGGGCTATTTTGTCGGACCGCCGCTTCTGGGCCTGATCGCCGAAGTGGCGGGGCTGCGCGGTTCGTTCGGGGTGATCCTGCTGGTGCTGGCGGGCGCCCTGATCCTGGCGCAGGCCCTGACCCGGCGCGGGTAA
- a CDS encoding PIN domain-containing protein has product MTRVFLDTCVLFPPILRDLVLGLADRGLFTPLWSAGVAAEWLHVTARKGESGAAQALARMQARWPGSECPPGAPALLDLPDAADRHVLAAAIAGGAAVLLTQNLRDFPRRALAPHAIRAVSPDAFTMDLWLAANAPVETEVARVWPGLTGPDLRKALKKAGLPRLGRALER; this is encoded by the coding sequence TTGACTAGGGTCTTTCTGGACACCTGCGTGCTGTTTCCGCCGATCCTGCGCGACCTGGTTCTGGGCCTGGCGGACAGGGGGCTGTTTACCCCGCTCTGGTCGGCGGGGGTGGCGGCGGAATGGCTGCATGTCACCGCGCGCAAGGGCGAGAGCGGCGCGGCGCAGGCGCTGGCGCGGATGCAGGCCCGCTGGCCGGGGTCCGAGTGCCCGCCCGGCGCGCCCGCGCTTCTGGATCTGCCCGATGCCGCCGACCGCCATGTGCTGGCGGCAGCCATCGCCGGAGGGGCCGCGGTGCTGCTGACCCAGAACCTGCGCGATTTTCCCCGCCGGGCGCTGGCACCTCACGCGATCCGCGCGGTCTCGCCCGACGCCTTCACCATGGACCTGTGGCTGGCCGCCAACGCGCCGGTCGAAACCGAGGTGGCGCGCGTCTGGCCGGGGCTGACCGGCCCCGATCTGCGCAAGGCGCTGAAGAAGGCAGGGCTTCCCCGGCTGGGACGCGCGCTGGAACGCTGA
- a CDS encoding aminoacyl-tRNA hydrolase: MKLIVGLGNPGAQYARNRHNIGFMALDRIAQDHGFTGWKARFQGQVAEGRLGGDKAVLLKPQTFMNLSGQSVGEAMRYLKLTPADVMVLHDELDLAPGKLRLKQGGGHAGHNGLRSIIQHIGDGFARVRLGIGHPGHKDAVAGYVLHDFAKADEDWLDDLLRGIADGADALAAGDGARFQNAVAQRVAPARNAGRAPPPPTAKPAPQPATEDSRSPLQRLADKFR; the protein is encoded by the coding sequence ATGAAACTCATCGTCGGCCTTGGCAATCCCGGCGCGCAATACGCGCGCAACCGTCACAACATCGGGTTCATGGCGCTGGACCGTATCGCGCAGGACCACGGTTTTACCGGCTGGAAGGCGCGCTTTCAGGGCCAGGTGGCCGAGGGGCGCCTGGGCGGCGACAAGGCGGTCCTGCTGAAGCCCCAGACCTTCATGAACCTGTCCGGGCAATCCGTGGGCGAGGCGATGCGCTATCTCAAGCTGACCCCCGCCGATGTCATGGTGCTGCACGACGAACTGGACCTGGCGCCCGGCAAGCTCAGGTTGAAACAGGGGGGCGGGCACGCCGGGCACAACGGGCTTCGCTCGATCATTCAGCATATCGGCGACGGGTTCGCGCGGGTGCGACTGGGGATCGGCCACCCCGGGCACAAGGACGCGGTCGCGGGTTATGTGCTGCATGATTTCGCCAAGGCGGACGAGGACTGGCTCGACGATCTGCTGCGCGGGATCGCGGACGGGGCGGATGCACTGGCGGCGGGGGACGGCGCGCGGTTCCAGAACGCCGTGGCGCAGCGGGTCGCGCCGGCGCGCAACGCGGGGCGCGCGCCGCCTCCGCCCACCGCAAAGCCCGCCCCCCAACCCGCGACCGAAGACAGCCGCAGCCCGTTGCAGCGGCTGGCGGACAAGTTCCGGTGA